A single genomic interval of Anopheles darlingi chromosome X, idAnoDarlMG_H_01, whole genome shotgun sequence harbors:
- the LOC125958749 gene encoding uncharacterized protein LOC125958749: protein MKFTPFVCVVLFGLVLVPTDGRLKYGGHTDLGEADRGQSNVTREEEDEEEQEPQGHGEMASDQTRTTAASANCHHSPAHYGWTLHRLSQQLAAAAAAATAAAAVATGSSTRTTTDLNDDNHGDDDVEKRGDGQWGPVKRTSADYGRELSADLYAQYPSSCACQTKYELLDLGYTHFPRYIVNAICQNRSASSRKCWRGSSCKEIPYKVRVLTRRSDGGGEHGTDTDHHSTLLPEPLRAYWRFKTVTIAAACQCSL, encoded by the exons ATGAAGTTCACG CCATTCGTTTGTGTGGTTCTGTTtgggctggtgctggtgccgacCGACGGGCGGCTCAAGTATGGCGGCCACACGGACCTAGGCGAGGCGGACCGGGGCCAGAGCAATGTGACCcgcgaagaggaggacgaagaggaaCAGGAACCGCAGGGGCATGGTGAGATGGCGAGCGACCAGACGAGAACGACTGCCGCCTCCGCCAACTGCCATCACTCACCCGCCCATTACGGTTGGACACTGCACCGATTAAGTCAGCagctggcggcggctgcggcggctgcgacGGCTGCCGCAGCGGTTGCGACGGGTAGCagcacccgcaccaccacagATCTTAATGACGACAaccacggtgacgacgacgtcgagaaGAGAGGCGACGGTCAGTGGGGCCCGGTAAAGCGCACCTCAGCCGACTATGGCCGCGAACTGTCCGCCGATCTCTACGCCCAATATCCTTCGTCATGCGCCTGCCAGACCAAG tACGAACTGCTCGATCTTGGTTACACGCACTTTCCGCGCTACATCGTGAACGCGATCTGCCAGAACAGGAGCGCTAGCAGCCGGAAGTGCTGGCGTGGCTCCAGCTGCAAGGAGATCCCGTACAAGGTGCGCGTCCTGACGCGGCGCtccgatggcggtggcgagcACGGTACCGACACCGATCACCACTCGACGTTGCTGCCCGAGCCGCTGCGCGCTTACTGGCGCTTCAAGACGGTCACGATAGCGGCCGCCTGCCAGTGCTCCCtctag